From the genome of Deltaproteobacteria bacterium, one region includes:
- a CDS encoding CBS domain-containing protein yields the protein MATIERHVTNALVALDAMTPCREAAKVMRDKKIGSVAVREGGKVVGIVTERDLVARVLAAGDSGAMPIGEAMRTDLPSVPPVTSEAETAELMRTHYTRHLLVEEKGQVVGIISMRDVIQLMLDDKQFLIEQLQTYIDGR from the coding sequence ATGGCCACCATCGAAAGACACGTCACCAACGCGCTCGTCGCGCTCGATGCGATGACGCCCTGCCGCGAGGCGGCGAAGGTGATGCGGGACAAGAAAATCGGATCGGTCGCCGTGCGCGAGGGCGGGAAGGTGGTCGGGATCGTCACCGAGCGCGACCTGGTCGCGCGGGTCCTGGCGGCGGGCGACAGCGGAGCGATGCCCATCGGCGAGGCGATGCGGACGGATCTGCCGAGCGTCCCTCCCGTCACCAGCGAGGCGGAGACCGCCGAGCTGATGCGGACGCATTACACCCGTCACCTCCTGGTCGAGGAGAAAGGCCAGGTGGTCGGGATCATCTCGATGCGCGACGTCATCCAGCTCATGCTCGACGACAAGCAGTTCCTGATCGAGCAGCTGCAGACCTACATCGACGGCCGCTGA
- a CDS encoding 2-dehydropantoate 2-reductase has translation MKFVMMGSGGVGGYYGARLQQAGHQVAFVARGAHAEAMRKNGLRIRSELGDAALPANVIDDPAKAGPADLVVVAVKLWDTESAARAVASVPDAAVVSFQNGVDKDDVLAGAVGPARVLGGVTHIGAVIAEPGTIAHTGKLQRVTLGELDGSRTARLQAAVEAFRSAGVETVASDDIRRVTWEKFVFLTALSGMTALTRKSIGEVRAHPATRAMLLDALRETVAVARAEGARVDDAFAQKQLEMVDTLPAGMLASMAQDVLRGRRLELPWLSGAVVRRAERHGLAVPAHRAIYAGLVLHAG, from the coding sequence ATGAAGTTCGTGATGATGGGCAGCGGCGGGGTGGGCGGATATTACGGCGCCCGTCTGCAGCAGGCGGGGCACCAGGTCGCCTTCGTCGCCCGCGGCGCCCACGCCGAGGCGATGCGCAAGAATGGGCTGCGGATCCGAAGCGAGCTGGGCGATGCGGCGCTGCCGGCGAACGTGATTGACGACCCTGCCAAGGCCGGGCCCGCGGATCTGGTGGTGGTTGCGGTGAAGCTTTGGGACACCGAGAGCGCCGCCCGCGCGGTCGCGAGCGTCCCCGACGCCGCGGTGGTCTCCTTCCAGAACGGAGTCGACAAGGACGACGTTCTCGCGGGCGCAGTGGGTCCTGCCCGCGTGCTGGGCGGGGTCACCCACATCGGTGCCGTCATCGCCGAACCGGGCACCATCGCGCACACCGGCAAGCTCCAGCGCGTGACCCTGGGCGAGCTCGACGGCTCGCGCACGGCGCGGCTGCAAGCCGCAGTCGAAGCGTTCCGCTCGGCGGGCGTGGAGACTGTCGCCAGCGACGACATCCGCCGCGTCACCTGGGAGAAGTTCGTCTTCCTCACCGCGCTCAGCGGCATGACCGCGCTGACCCGCAAATCCATCGGCGAAGTCCGCGCCCATCCGGCGACGCGCGCGATGCTGCTCGACGCCTTGCGCGAGACCGTCGCGGTCGCCCGCGCGGAGGGCGCGCGCGTCGACGACGCGTTCGCGCAGAAGCAGCTCGAGATGGTGGACACGCTGCCCGCCGGCATGCTCGCCTCGATGGCACAGGACGTGCTGCGCGGACGCCGCCTCGAGCTGCCGTGGCTCAGCGGTGCCGTGGTCCGGCGCGCCGAGCGACACGGGCTGGCGGTTCCCGCACATCGCGCCATCTACGCAGGGCTCGTGCTTCACGCCGGATAA
- a CDS encoding cyclic nucleotide-binding domain-containing protein, with product MAEEGKLNRWRLFAELTSEDADVVLKACEERNLVGGEELFRENDPGDSLFIVQSGRVDIFKNIRGDVDRSLASFGPGDVIGEMSFIDGARRSATARTTEKSEFLVLSRQSFAKVQRDRPDIAAAFFRNMAGIVASRLRTTNELYREAVAFSIEATGAHTLNLKALADELRPVTLHLGGGQSIAGRILQMDHHAAGYTVVLKLSNDQLTIIPYHAIQRIDLA from the coding sequence GTGGCCGAGGAAGGAAAGCTGAACCGCTGGCGCCTGTTCGCCGAGCTGACCTCCGAGGACGCCGACGTGGTCCTGAAGGCTTGCGAAGAGCGGAACCTCGTCGGGGGCGAGGAGCTCTTTCGCGAGAACGATCCGGGGGACTCGCTGTTCATCGTCCAGAGCGGGCGAGTCGACATCTTCAAGAACATCCGCGGCGACGTCGATCGCTCGCTGGCTTCGTTCGGACCCGGCGACGTGATCGGCGAGATGAGCTTCATCGACGGGGCCAGGCGGAGCGCCACCGCGCGCACCACCGAGAAGAGCGAGTTCCTGGTGCTCTCGCGGCAGAGCTTCGCGAAGGTGCAGCGCGACCGGCCCGACATCGCCGCGGCGTTCTTCCGGAACATGGCCGGGATCGTCGCTTCCCGGCTGCGCACCACCAACGAGCTCTACCGCGAGGCGGTCGCGTTCAGCATCGAGGCGACCGGCGCGCACACGCTCAATCTGAAAGCGCTGGCCGACGAGCTGAGGCCGGTGACGCTGCACCTTGGGGGCGGGCAATCGATCGCCGGGCGGATCCTGCAGATGGATCACCACGCCGCCGGCTACACCGTGGTCCTGAAGCTGAGCAACGACCAGCTCACGATCATTCCGTACCACGCCATCCAGCGCATCGATCTCGCCTGA
- a CDS encoding histone deacetylase, protein MLASMENRVRRWLYGRDLAVWYAPEYRWPLSALEARTGFQARRADFALWFLLERRALRRSNLRLPRRAGYDELARVHTPELLDSLGRAETLAQIFGIDPSDVPVDEMMNTVRLVCGAVIDAAREMVFQPNPRRVGRRALNLLGGFHHAAPDVAGGFCPVNDVAVAIAAVRADGFRGRVLVLDLDAHPPDGIAACLARDPAAFLGSISGSDWGRVEGADETVLPERTGDAAYLSALEALLQRLPEAELAFVLAGGDVLAGDPIGRLGLSLDGCRERDLRVADALSRIPSVWLPGGGYSPDAWRVLAGTGLALGIRSRAPIPRDYDPLVARFSAIARSLAPEDLGEPAAGMDDIAEDLGIATPRRRLLLGFYTAEGLEHALHRYGILGALRRMGYGPFRVEVHDEGVGQSARLIDVPSGQALIEAVFERREIAGARMLYVHWIALRNPRARFSAERPQLPGQEVPGLGLSREVLELISRMAARLGLEGLAFRPAAYHLAFRGREFLRFVDPARQGRFEALVDLLKEVSLAEATRAVAEGRIRLNGEPYVWETDEMVKWLEPRPDDRAAIDAAKAGCRFTLARG, encoded by the coding sequence ATGCTGGCGAGCATGGAAAACCGTGTGCGCCGCTGGCTCTACGGCCGCGACCTCGCCGTCTGGTACGCCCCCGAGTATCGGTGGCCGCTCAGCGCGCTCGAGGCACGTACCGGCTTCCAGGCGCGGCGCGCGGACTTCGCCCTCTGGTTCCTGCTCGAGCGGCGGGCCCTCCGGCGGAGCAATCTTCGCCTCCCGCGGCGCGCCGGCTACGACGAGCTGGCGCGGGTGCATACTCCGGAGCTGCTCGATTCGCTGGGGCGGGCGGAGACCCTGGCGCAGATCTTCGGGATCGATCCCAGCGACGTGCCCGTCGACGAGATGATGAACACGGTGCGCCTCGTCTGCGGGGCGGTCATCGACGCCGCGCGGGAAATGGTCTTCCAACCGAATCCGCGCAGGGTGGGACGGCGCGCCCTCAATCTCCTGGGCGGATTCCACCACGCCGCGCCGGACGTCGCGGGAGGTTTCTGCCCCGTCAACGACGTGGCAGTGGCCATCGCCGCGGTGCGCGCCGACGGATTTCGCGGCCGCGTGCTCGTCCTCGATCTCGACGCTCATCCACCGGACGGGATTGCGGCGTGTTTGGCGCGGGATCCGGCAGCCTTCCTCGGATCGATCTCCGGATCCGACTGGGGCCGCGTCGAGGGCGCCGACGAGACGGTTCTACCCGAGCGCACCGGCGACGCCGCTTATCTTTCGGCGCTGGAGGCGCTGCTCCAACGCCTGCCCGAGGCCGAGTTGGCCTTCGTGCTCGCCGGCGGTGACGTGCTTGCGGGAGACCCCATCGGGCGGCTCGGTCTTTCGCTCGATGGATGCCGCGAGCGCGATCTCCGCGTCGCCGATGCGCTCTCCCGCATTCCCTCCGTCTGGCTTCCCGGAGGCGGTTACTCGCCCGATGCCTGGCGGGTCCTCGCCGGCACCGGCCTTGCGCTCGGAATCCGCAGTCGCGCGCCCATTCCCCGCGACTACGATCCGCTGGTCGCGCGGTTCTCGGCGATTGCGCGCAGCCTCGCTCCGGAGGATCTGGGGGAGCCGGCGGCCGGGATGGACGACATTGCGGAGGACCTCGGCATCGCCACGCCCAGGCGCCGCCTGCTCCTCGGGTTCTACACCGCGGAGGGCCTGGAGCACGCGCTCCACCGTTACGGCATCCTCGGCGCTCTGCGCCGGATGGGTTACGGTCCGTTCCGCGTCGAGGTGCACGACGAAGGCGTGGGTCAGAGCGCGAGGCTCATCGACGTTCCCAGCGGACAGGCCTTGATCGAGGCCGTCTTCGAACGTCGCGAGATCGCAGGTGCGCGCATGCTGTACGTGCACTGGATCGCACTGCGCAATCCGCGCGCACGATTCTCGGCGGAGCGCCCACAGCTTCCGGGTCAGGAGGTTCCTGGCCTGGGCCTCTCGCGCGAAGTGCTGGAGCTGATCTCCAGGATGGCCGCGCGGCTCGGTCTGGAGGGGCTCGCCTTCCGTCCGGCCGCGTATCACCTCGCGTTTCGAGGGCGCGAGTTCCTGCGCTTCGTCGATCCGGCCCGGCAAGGGCGCTTCGAGGCGCTGGTCGATCTGTTGAAGGAGGTGTCCCTGGCCGAAGCGACGCGGGCCGTCGCCGAGGGTCGCATCCGCTTGAACGGCGAGCCGTATGTCTGGGAGACCGACGAGATGGTGAAGTGGCTGGAGCCGCGGCCCGACGATCGAGCAGCGATCGACGCCGCAAAAGCCGGCTGCCGCTTCACCCTCGCTAGGGGGTAG
- a CDS encoding DNA polymerase IV: protein MQRAILHVDMDAFYASVEQRDDPRLRGKPVAVGGASRRGVVCAASYEARPFGVRSAMPMARALRLCPQLIVVPPDFSKYSTVSDQVFEVFHSFTPEVEGLSLDEAFLDVTRSQALLGLPRQQAEAIKSRIRERTSLTASVGIAEVKFAAKIASDLCKPDGLLEVPVGQVREFLAPLPASRLWGVGPRTDEQLQRMGLRRIGDVAAADAAYLEAQLGSMGPWLHDLANGIDARAVEPDAEAKSIGAEETFDDDLEGDDLLPFIHEQALRVGARLRRAGIRARSVHLKIKYADFHVVTRQETLALPTDDSAEIFRVAVHLLGKVDAHPVRLTGVHAADLSTAAPQLGLFDADRKKRERLNRSLDAIEEKFGAGAIVPADLLPTRKK from the coding sequence ATGCAGCGGGCCATCCTGCACGTCGACATGGACGCGTTCTACGCGTCGGTCGAGCAGCGCGACGACCCGCGGCTGCGTGGCAAGCCCGTGGCGGTCGGAGGCGCCTCCCGCCGCGGCGTGGTCTGCGCGGCAAGCTATGAAGCGCGTCCCTTCGGCGTGCGCTCGGCGATGCCGATGGCGCGGGCGCTGCGCCTCTGCCCGCAGCTGATCGTCGTTCCGCCGGACTTCTCCAAATACTCGACCGTCAGCGACCAGGTCTTCGAGGTGTTCCACTCCTTCACGCCGGAGGTGGAAGGGCTGTCGCTGGACGAGGCGTTCCTCGACGTGACCCGGTCGCAGGCGCTGCTCGGATTGCCGCGGCAGCAGGCAGAGGCGATCAAGTCGCGCATCCGCGAGCGCACCAGCCTCACGGCCAGCGTCGGAATCGCCGAGGTGAAGTTCGCGGCCAAGATCGCTTCCGACCTCTGCAAGCCGGACGGCCTGTTGGAGGTTCCCGTCGGGCAGGTTCGGGAGTTTCTCGCGCCCCTTCCCGCCTCCCGCCTGTGGGGAGTCGGGCCGCGCACGGACGAGCAGCTGCAGCGGATGGGGCTGCGCAGGATCGGCGACGTGGCCGCCGCCGACGCGGCATACCTGGAGGCGCAGCTCGGCTCGATGGGCCCCTGGCTGCACGATCTCGCCAACGGCATCGATGCGCGCGCGGTGGAGCCGGACGCCGAGGCGAAGAGCATCGGCGCCGAGGAGACGTTCGACGACGATCTCGAGGGCGACGACCTGCTTCCCTTCATCCACGAGCAGGCGCTGCGGGTGGGTGCCCGGCTGCGCAGGGCCGGAATCCGCGCCCGGTCGGTGCACCTCAAGATCAAGTACGCCGACTTCCACGTGGTGACGCGCCAGGAGACGCTGGCCCTTCCGACCGACGATTCCGCGGAAATCTTCCGCGTGGCCGTGCACCTCCTCGGTAAGGTGGATGCGCACCCGGTGCGCCTCACCGGCGTCCACGCCGCAGACTTGAGCACAGCCGCGCCGCAGCTCGGTCTCTTCGACGCCGATCGGAAGAAGCGCGAACGGCTCAACCGTTCCCTCGATGCCATCGAGGAAAAATTCGGCGCCGGCGCGATCGTCCCGGCCGATCTCCTCCCCACGCGAAAGAAGTAG
- a CDS encoding prepilin-type N-terminal cleavage/methylation domain-containing protein, whose product MERNVRPHRGFTMVELMIVVGLIGILSSIAIPGYQRITARGHRSEVPTVMSKFRLYFKTTHDNQGTFSTPQTLAPGTTSAVNPSAAVLPGQPSAWVTNAAGWVDLPFPPEGPIRLRYWYTIGSATDDGRVHDVTMQACGSFPGFGPDTIPCIGGMSGNYLYTELLHGNGTYEVVELPDF is encoded by the coding sequence ATGGAACGGAATGTTCGCCCGCATCGCGGATTCACGATGGTCGAGCTGATGATCGTCGTCGGGCTCATCGGCATCCTCTCGAGCATCGCCATTCCGGGATACCAGCGGATTACGGCCCGCGGCCATCGCTCCGAAGTGCCTACGGTGATGAGCAAGTTCCGTCTCTACTTCAAGACGACGCACGACAACCAGGGCACGTTCTCGACTCCGCAGACCCTCGCTCCGGGCACTACCAGCGCGGTGAACCCCTCGGCGGCGGTACTGCCCGGTCAGCCTTCGGCCTGGGTAACGAATGCGGCGGGCTGGGTCGACCTGCCCTTCCCGCCGGAGGGCCCGATCCGCCTGCGCTATTGGTACACGATCGGTTCCGCGACCGACGACGGCAGGGTGCACGATGTGACGATGCAGGCCTGCGGCTCGTTCCCCGGCTTCGGCCCGGACACGATCCCCTGCATCGGGGGAATGTCCGGCAACTACCTCTATACCGAGCTGCTACACGGCAACGGCACGTACGAAGTGGTCGAGCTGCCCGACTTCTGA
- a CDS encoding DUF488 family protein, whose translation MPIRTRRWNDRKLPGDSLRLLVCRYRPRGVRKAEETWDEWDPDLGPSRALHADAYGKNGPPISWEEYRERFLGEIAGQRGRIEELAARVRAGETITLLCSNSCVNDETCHRSLLRELIENAVGR comes from the coding sequence ATGCCGATTCGGACCCGCCGCTGGAACGACCGCAAGCTGCCGGGCGACAGCCTGCGTCTCTTGGTGTGCCGGTATCGTCCGCGGGGGGTGCGGAAGGCGGAGGAGACGTGGGACGAGTGGGATCCGGATCTCGGGCCGAGCCGCGCGCTACATGCCGACGCTTACGGGAAGAACGGGCCTCCGATCTCCTGGGAGGAGTATCGGGAACGCTTTCTCGGCGAGATCGCGGGACAGCGCGGGCGCATCGAGGAGCTGGCAGCGCGGGTGCGCGCCGGTGAGACGATCACCCTGCTCTGCTCCAATTCCTGCGTGAACGACGAAACGTGCCACCGGTCCCTCCTCCGCGAGTTGATCGAGAACGCTGTCGGTCGCTGA
- a CDS encoding type III polyketide synthase: MGRASAAGARILSVAQALPPHFVDQETLLAAFRTLWGEKHFNVDRLEQLHRAVRVGGRHLALPLEEYRRLESFTARNAAWTRVAVDVGADAIRSALLAADVAPAQVDHLYFVTVTGIATPSIDARLVERLGLRADLKRIPIFGLGCVAGAAGLARVADVLRGARNEVAVLLAVELCSLTLQRDDLSIQNIVASGLFGDGAAAAVVDGGARNQGPRVAATRSVFYPGTERVMGWDVVDSGFKVVLSPGVPQLVREKLRSDVDGFLGAQGLRRSDIAHFICHTGGPRVLEAVEDALELSRPAMQRSWDSLQSVGNLSSASVLFVLSDLLGSGEARPGDRGLLLAMGPGFCSEMVLLEW, from the coding sequence GTGGGGCGAGCTAGCGCCGCCGGCGCGCGCATCCTCTCCGTGGCGCAGGCGTTGCCGCCGCACTTCGTCGATCAGGAGACGCTGCTGGCCGCCTTCCGCACGCTGTGGGGCGAGAAGCACTTCAACGTCGACCGCCTCGAACAGCTGCACCGCGCCGTCCGGGTGGGGGGTAGGCACCTGGCATTGCCCCTCGAGGAGTATCGCCGCCTCGAGAGCTTCACCGCGCGCAACGCGGCATGGACACGCGTAGCAGTCGACGTGGGGGCTGACGCGATCCGGAGCGCGCTCCTCGCCGCCGACGTCGCGCCCGCCCAGGTCGACCATCTCTACTTCGTCACCGTGACCGGTATCGCGACCCCCTCCATCGATGCGCGCCTGGTGGAGCGGCTCGGCTTGCGGGCAGACCTGAAACGGATCCCCATCTTCGGCCTCGGCTGCGTCGCCGGCGCCGCGGGGCTGGCGCGCGTTGCGGACGTGCTCCGGGGCGCCCGCAACGAGGTTGCCGTGCTCCTCGCGGTGGAGCTGTGCTCGCTCACGCTGCAGCGCGACGACCTCTCGATCCAGAACATCGTCGCCAGCGGCCTCTTCGGCGATGGTGCTGCCGCGGCGGTCGTCGACGGGGGCGCTCGCAACCAGGGGCCGCGCGTCGCCGCCACCCGCTCGGTCTTCTATCCGGGCACCGAGCGGGTGATGGGCTGGGACGTTGTGGACTCCGGATTCAAGGTGGTGCTCTCGCCCGGCGTCCCGCAGCTGGTCCGGGAGAAGCTGCGCTCCGACGTCGACGGCTTCCTCGGGGCGCAAGGCCTGCGGCGCTCTGACATTGCTCATTTCATCTGCCACACCGGCGGTCCCAGGGTGCTGGAGGCGGTCGAGGACGCGCTGGAGCTTTCCCGCCCTGCCATGCAGCGGAGCTGGGACTCCCTGCAGAGCGTCGGGAACCTCTCCTCGGCTTCCGTTCTCTTCGTGCTCTCCGATCTGCTCGGCTCGGGCGAGGCGCGCCCTGGCGACCGCGGGCTTCTCCTCGCCATGGGCCCCGGCTTCTGCTCGGAGATGGTGCTGCTCGAATGGTGA
- a CDS encoding acyl carrier protein: MDEVLGEIARVLREELGLSREPRPSDDLVVDLQLDSVGLLTLVVGLEDRFRVALKEEDAAAVRTVADLAALVLRRREEARAC; this comes from the coding sequence ATGGATGAGGTGCTGGGCGAGATCGCCCGCGTGCTGCGCGAGGAGCTCGGCCTTTCGCGGGAGCCGAGACCGTCCGACGATCTCGTCGTCGATCTGCAGCTCGACTCTGTCGGCCTGCTCACGCTGGTGGTCGGTCTCGAGGACCGGTTCCGGGTCGCGCTCAAGGAAGAGGACGCCGCCGCGGTCCGCACCGTCGCCGATCTGGCGGCGCTGGTGCTCCGGCGGCGGGAGGAGGCCCGCGCGTGCTGA
- a CDS encoding fatty acyl-AMP ligase → MLSGGPAAPVRHGTVHAALESAARSRWGLSFLDAQERETRLSFAEMYERARRAAGALRDLGIERGDRVAIVLPTGPEFMDAFFGSVLAGAVPVPLYPPVRLGRMDEFHRRTARMLRICGARLVLSDARISRLLGVSVAEARPALGLRRLGSGAPFTADADPADLLLIQFSSGTTVDPKPVALTHQNVLANVAAIETIVPADDAQAGVSWLPLYHDMGLIGCLLLALYRPGPLTLIPPEAFLARPAIWLRAISRKRATISVAPNFAYGLCVRRIRDAELEGVDLSSWRFALNGAEPVAPAVLRRFSDRFRPHGFDSRALMPVYGLSEASLAVTFTPAGRGPRAVAAGAREVASVGAPLPGVDVDVREGRIFVRGPSVMREYFGNRTATEMALREGWLDTGDLGFIDGEELFVSGRDKEIVILRGANHAPQEFEEALDAVAGVRPGCAAAVGIPTAEGEVLALLVEADGTADPEQIRSRVTERTGIRPEQVHLLPPGTLPRTSSGKLRRREALRQLQSGELRPPDPVTVLHVAREAARSLLARIRR, encoded by the coding sequence GTGCTGAGCGGCGGTCCCGCGGCTCCGGTGCGGCATGGCACGGTACACGCCGCGCTCGAGTCAGCGGCGCGCTCGCGCTGGGGCCTTTCGTTCCTCGATGCCCAGGAGCGCGAAACCCGGCTGTCGTTCGCGGAAATGTACGAGCGTGCGCGGCGCGCGGCGGGAGCGCTGCGCGACCTGGGCATCGAACGTGGCGACCGCGTCGCCATCGTCCTTCCCACCGGCCCTGAATTCATGGACGCGTTCTTCGGCTCGGTGCTGGCGGGCGCGGTGCCCGTGCCGCTCTATCCTCCCGTTCGCCTCGGGCGCATGGACGAGTTCCACCGGCGCACCGCGCGCATGCTGCGGATCTGCGGCGCGCGCCTAGTGCTCAGCGACGCGCGCATTTCGCGGCTGCTCGGCGTCTCCGTCGCAGAGGCGCGTCCCGCGCTGGGGCTTCGCCGGCTGGGCTCCGGTGCGCCGTTCACCGCCGATGCCGATCCGGCCGACCTGCTCCTGATCCAGTTCTCCAGTGGGACGACCGTGGATCCGAAGCCGGTTGCGCTGACGCACCAGAACGTGCTCGCCAACGTGGCGGCCATCGAGACCATCGTCCCGGCGGACGATGCGCAAGCCGGCGTCTCATGGTTGCCGCTCTACCACGACATGGGGCTCATCGGCTGTCTGCTGCTCGCGCTGTATCGGCCGGGACCGTTGACGTTGATTCCGCCGGAGGCGTTCCTCGCGCGCCCCGCAATCTGGCTGCGCGCCATTTCGCGCAAGCGAGCGACGATCTCCGTGGCCCCGAATTTCGCCTACGGCCTCTGCGTGCGCCGGATCCGCGATGCGGAGCTGGAGGGCGTCGATCTGTCTTCCTGGCGCTTTGCCCTGAACGGCGCCGAACCGGTTGCGCCGGCGGTGCTGCGCCGCTTTTCGGACCGCTTCCGACCTCACGGTTTCGACTCGCGCGCCCTGATGCCCGTCTACGGACTCTCGGAAGCGTCGCTGGCGGTCACGTTCACGCCGGCGGGGAGAGGTCCACGCGCGGTTGCAGCGGGCGCGCGCGAGGTCGCGTCCGTAGGAGCGCCGCTCCCGGGCGTGGACGTCGACGTGCGAGAGGGGCGCATCTTCGTTCGCGGACCCTCGGTGATGCGCGAGTACTTCGGAAATCGCACGGCGACGGAGATGGCGCTGCGCGAAGGATGGCTCGATACCGGCGACCTCGGCTTCATCGACGGCGAAGAGCTGTTCGTCTCCGGGCGGGACAAGGAGATCGTCATCCTCCGTGGCGCGAACCATGCGCCGCAGGAGTTCGAGGAAGCGCTGGACGCGGTTGCGGGAGTGCGCCCCGGCTGCGCTGCCGCCGTCGGTATCCCGACGGCCGAAGGAGAGGTGCTGGCGTTGCTCGTGGAGGCGGACGGCACCGCCGATCCCGAGCAGATCCGTTCCCGCGTGACCGAGCGGACAGGGATCAGGCCGGAGCAGGTCCATCTTCTGCCGCCCGGGACCTTGCCGCGCACCTCGAGCGGCAAGCTGCGCCGCCGCGAAGCGCTCCGACAGCTCCAGTCCGGCGAGCTGCGGCCGCCCGACCCGGTCACCGTCCTTCATGTCGCCCGCGAAGCGGCACGCTCGCTCCTGGCGAGGATCCGCCGCTGA